One window of the bacterium genome contains the following:
- a CDS encoding FlgD immunoglobulin-like domain containing protein: MGPNTLRRAPRVLAVLVSMSLATAAAAQADLSALFAPATGAEVASVAQDWAGRLPTPTNWQVVRDGVDAATGYAVQAVSHEIEGFTHYGGLRFPREWQPQGRFPVLVLLHGGFDGLTLDFLVNFDQDFPGTAIADSFLVVAPTFRSEPLNGGDPLGYRTSGGGPSPFDRDCDDTMALLTAVLLNIPQADPGYVVVLGGSRGGNVAYHLALRDPRVRRTAIRYGPTDFFMDHVRLGAQERLDTGITADSLGREVADLIAAPWLAGQLTLAQARHDLISWCVLPHLRAEVPLQIHHGELDDTIPILHSARADSVMVAEGATAPQYVYYVYPQGSHVPSSLLGSEQRILDYLLGLPALTEVGAAPPRPATLRGWPNPFAGGTTVALSGSGAADKTSPATAQVEIRDARGRLVRRLELAPDGSALSRRWDGRDAGGREVAAGVYYAALRDRRETAPLKLVRLR; the protein is encoded by the coding sequence ATGGGTCCGAACACGCTACGGCGGGCGCCCCGGGTGCTCGCTGTTTTGGTCTCGATGTCGCTCGCGACGGCCGCGGCGGCCCAGGCGGACCTGTCCGCCCTGTTCGCGCCGGCCACCGGCGCGGAGGTCGCCTCGGTGGCGCAGGACTGGGCCGGGCGCCTGCCCACGCCCACGAACTGGCAGGTCGTGCGCGACGGTGTCGACGCCGCGACGGGCTACGCGGTGCAGGCCGTCAGCCACGAGATCGAAGGCTTCACCCACTACGGCGGGCTGCGCTTCCCGCGGGAGTGGCAGCCCCAGGGCCGCTTCCCCGTCCTGGTGCTGCTGCACGGCGGCTTCGACGGGCTGACCCTCGACTTCCTGGTGAACTTCGACCAGGACTTCCCAGGCACGGCCATCGCCGACAGCTTCCTGGTCGTCGCCCCCACCTTCCGTTCCGAACCTCTCAACGGCGGCGATCCGCTGGGCTACCGCACCAGCGGCGGCGGGCCCTCGCCCTTCGACCGCGACTGCGACGATACGATGGCGCTGCTGACGGCCGTGCTGCTGAACATCCCGCAGGCGGACCCCGGCTACGTCGTCGTGCTCGGCGGCAGCCGCGGCGGCAACGTGGCCTACCATTTGGCCTTGCGGGACCCGCGCGTGCGGCGGACGGCGATCCGCTACGGCCCGACGGACTTCTTCATGGACCACGTGCGCCTGGGCGCCCAGGAGCGCCTCGACACCGGGATCACCGCGGACTCCCTGGGCCGCGAGGTGGCGGACCTGATCGCCGCTCCCTGGCTGGCCGGGCAGCTCACCCTGGCCCAGGCGCGGCACGACCTGATCTCCTGGTGCGTCCTGCCCCACCTGCGCGCCGAGGTTCCCCTACAGATCCACCACGGCGAACTGGACGACACCATCCCGATCCTGCACAGCGCGCGCGCCGATTCGGTCATGGTCGCCGAGGGGGCCACGGCGCCGCAGTACGTCTATTACGTGTACCCGCAGGGCAGCCATGTCCCGAGTTCCCTGCTCGGCAGCGAGCAGCGGATCCTGGACTACCTGCTGGGCCTGCCCGCCCTGACCGAAGTGGGGGCGGCCCCGCCCCGCCCGGCGACGCTGCGCGGCTGGCCGAATCCCTTCGCCGGCGGCACGACGGTGGCGCTGTCCGGTTCCGGCGCGGCGGACAAGACCTCCCCGGCGACGGCGCAGGTGGAGATCCGCGACGCCCGCGGCCGCCTCGTGCGACGTCTGGAACTCGCGCCCGACGGGTCCGCCCTGAGCCGCCGCTGGGACGGTCGCGACGCCGGCGGGCGGGAAGTGGCCGCCGGCGTGTACTACGCCGCCCTGCGCGACC